A single region of the Chiloscyllium punctatum isolate Juve2018m chromosome 15, sChiPun1.3, whole genome shotgun sequence genome encodes:
- the blzf1 gene encoding golgin-45: protein METKVQIVQPVRGPGDGMETEEPAKPIENTTVVNKKCHPIPRANVVSSSSQIVTKPGVLQLGTVQPDQAVEVEAIKILVPKAALIHEVPTKNTKLNDSAGSHKCELSSQPENTTELKRELTELKVSIEKSQSSERKLLQDKEGLANQIRVQTEINRELKKLLVASVGNDLQYHFERLAREKNQLILENETLNQNLAQLSEQLERMTIQCDVWRSKFLASRVMTEELAHVRTSMQRHVRETQSAIQDLLSEREQFRQDMVESYGFLKELLVSLQWGRQQTYYPSAQPRTTVELASVNLKLAEAINAQLLGKLSTSNAQKTNQQVEFCKTPAEKMAEQVLNILDPTLCSKGMTDVPFCDTSPSLLLSKKDSIGRFHPYTRYENITFNCCNQCTGELIVL from the exons ATGGAGACTAAAG TTCAAATAGTACAACCTGTCCGTGGACCTGGAGATGGAATGGAAACAGAAGAACCAGCCAAGCCTATCGAGAATACCACAGTAGTAAATAAAAAATGTCATCCCATTCCACGAGCTAATGTAGTATCCAGTTCTTCTCAAATTGTCACTAAGCCTGGTGTTCTTCAGCTTGGGACAGTTCAGCCTGACCAAGCAGTTGAGGTAGAAGCGATAAAAATCTTAGTACCCAAAGCTGCTTTAATTCATGAAGTTCCCACAAAGAATACAAAGTTAAATGACTCTGCAGGTTCTCATAAATGTGAGTTGTCAAGTCAGCCAGAAAACACTACTGAACTCAAGAGAGAACTGACAGAACTAAAAGTCTCCATTGAAAAATCTCAAAGTTCAGAAAGAAAACTCCTACAGGATAAAGAAGGGTTGGCTAACCAAATCCGGGTACAGACTGAG ATAAATCGTGAACTCAAAAAGTTACTTGTAGCTTCTGTTGGCAATGACCTTCAGTATCACTTTGAACGCTTGGCACGTGAAAAAAATCAATTAATCCTGGAAAATGAGACTTTGAATCAAAATCTAGCTCAACTCTCTGAGCAGCTGGAGCGGATGACTATACAATGTGATGTATGGCGCAGCAAGTTCCTTGCAAGCAG AGTGATGACAGAGGAACTAGCCCATGTTAGAACATCAATGCAGCGTCATGTCAGGGAAACCCAAAGTGCAATACAGGATCTTCTCAGTGAGCGTGAGCAATTTCGTCAGGATATGGTTGAATCCTATGG ATTCCTCAAGGAGCTCTTGGTATCTCTGCAATGGGGCCGACAACAAACATATTATCCCAGTGCACAACCACGTACCACTGTGGAACTTGCTTCTGTCAACCTTAAGTTAGCAGAGGCTATTAATGCTCAACTTCTTGGGAAACTAAGCACAAGTAATGCCCAAAAGACCAACCAACAGGTTGAATTCTGCAAAACACCAGCTGAAAAGATGGCTGAACAG GTTTTAAACATATTGGATCCTACACTGTGCAGCAAAGGAATGACAGATGTACCATTTTGTGATACTTCACCATCATTGCTTCTTTCTAAAAAAGACAGCATAGGACGATTCCATCCATATACTAGATATGAAAACATCACCTTTAATTGTTGCAACCAATGCACGGGAGAGTTAATAGTGTTGTGA